Proteins encoded together in one Bacteroidales bacterium window:
- the lptC gene encoding LPS export ABC transporter periplasmic protein LptC → MIKTSVYRETVFLIILAACALTGMPGCENSIETINTLTKNPSFPTLSRNDTEIRYSDSARLKIVVYAPRLERYTNTDKPYIEFPKGIHVNFYNDSAQIESTITAKYARYDEKERIWTARNDVVARNIRKNEQLNTEEIFWDENKKIIYSLKFTRIMTSDGIFYGEGGFEADQEFTRWKLKKTRGSVNVKDEE, encoded by the coding sequence ACAGGGAAACTGTTTTTTTGATCATTCTGGCGGCATGTGCCCTCACCGGCATGCCAGGCTGTGAGAATTCGATTGAAACCATCAATACCCTCACCAAAAACCCTTCTTTCCCCACCTTGTCGCGCAATGATACCGAAATACGCTATTCCGACTCGGCCAGACTGAAGATCGTTGTGTATGCTCCGCGCCTTGAGCGCTATACCAATACCGACAAACCCTATATCGAATTCCCTAAAGGTATTCATGTCAATTTTTATAACGACAGTGCGCAGATAGAATCAACCATAACAGCAAAATATGCCCGGTATGACGAGAAAGAAAGGATCTGGACAGCACGAAATGATGTTGTGGCCCGCAATATCAGAAAAAATGAACAGCTTAATACAGAGGAAATTTTCTGGGATGAAAACAAAAAAATTATTTACTCACTGAAATTTACCCGTATAATGACATCGGACGGAATTTTTTACGGGGAAGGAGGATTTGAGGCTGACCAGGAGTTTACCCGCTGGAAACTTAAAAAAACACGCGGCTCTGTCAATGTTAAAGATGAAGAATAA
- a CDS encoding HlyC/CorC family transporter — protein MKPSVIYIFITLLFSAFFSGLEIAFLSSNKLRIELDKKQGKLSARILSYFLKKPGEFIVTMLIGNNIALVIYGILMAALLNPFLSRYISSEFWNLTIQTLLSTLIILFLAEYLPKSLFRNNPNLFINLLSVPVLLLYILFYPVIRFSVLLSHGILRILFPRQHITSERLRNFGRVDLDHLVSSVEPDEDLDSENEIRLFQNALDFSGVRLRDCMIPRTEIVAIDKEASLEEASARFIESGYSKILVYETNIDRIVGYISSKDLFKNPPDLKSIIASPLFVPETMPANKLLKNLLQQHKSIAVVVDEFGGTAGLITIEDILEEIFGEIEDEHDTPDMIEKQTGANEYIFSGRLEVEYLNEKYELGIPESEEYETLAGFILYHFQNLPKPNEIVQIDPFRIQVLKMNNTRIDLVHLVKTEPAE, from the coding sequence ATGAAACCTTCCGTGATTTATATTTTTATCACCCTTCTTTTTTCAGCCTTTTTCTCGGGCCTTGAAATCGCTTTTCTTTCGTCCAACAAACTCCGCATTGAACTTGACAAAAAACAGGGAAAGCTTTCGGCCCGCATTCTCTCATATTTTCTGAAAAAACCGGGAGAATTCATCGTGACCATGCTCATAGGAAACAACATCGCCCTGGTTATTTATGGTATACTGATGGCCGCTCTGTTGAATCCGTTTCTGAGCCGCTATATTTCTTCGGAATTCTGGAATCTCACCATACAAACTCTCCTGTCGACACTGATTATTCTTTTTCTTGCCGAATACCTGCCCAAATCGCTTTTCAGAAACAATCCCAACCTGTTTATCAACTTATTGTCAGTGCCGGTTTTACTGCTATACATTCTTTTCTATCCTGTTATTCGCTTTTCGGTTCTTCTATCACATGGCATTCTGAGAATTCTTTTCCCGCGTCAGCATATTACTTCTGAACGGCTGCGGAATTTCGGAAGGGTAGATCTGGATCATCTGGTCAGCTCGGTTGAACCGGATGAGGATCTTGATTCAGAAAATGAAATCAGGCTTTTTCAGAATGCGTTGGATTTTTCGGGAGTCAGACTGCGCGACTGCATGATTCCCCGCACCGAAATTGTGGCCATTGATAAGGAAGCATCGCTGGAAGAAGCTTCAGCACGCTTCATAGAATCAGGGTATTCAAAAATTCTGGTTTACGAAACCAACATTGACCGTATTGTCGGATATATCAGTTCAAAAGACCTGTTTAAAAACCCTCCCGACCTGAAATCCATAATCGCAAGTCCACTTTTTGTCCCGGAAACCATGCCCGCCAATAAACTTCTCAAAAACCTCCTGCAGCAGCATAAAAGTATTGCCGTGGTGGTCGACGAATTCGGAGGCACGGCAGGATTGATTACCATCGAGGACATCCTTGAGGAAATCTTCGGCGAAATTGAAGATGAGCATGACACTCCCGACATGATCGAAAAACAAACCGGCGCAAATGAGTATATTTTTTCAGGCCGACTGGAAGTTGAATACCTGAATGAAAAATATGAACTCGGCATTCCCGAATCAGAGGAATATGAAACGCTGGCCGGATTTATCCTTTACCATTTCCAGAATCTCCCCAAACCGAACGAAATTGTCCAGATCGATCCTTTCAGAATTCAGGTACTCAAAATGAATAACACCCGGATTGATCTTGTTCACCTCGTCAAAACCGAACCAGCAGAATAG